The window tgtgtaaagaaaaacttaatgtttgtgcgaaatttaccgttaacaagtttccagctgtgtccctgtgttcttgatgaactcatattAAAATGATAGTCTCGATCCAcaggactaattcacttcataattttaagcacttcactcaggtctccttttaatctcctgtaaaggctcagctcttttaatctttcctcataactcatcccctgtagccctggaatcagcctagtcgctcttctctggacattttctagtactgttatgtcctttttgtagcctggataccaaacctgcacacaggactccagatgaggcctcaccagcgtgttataaagcctgagcagaacctcctgtgacttgtagtccacacatcaaggcgctatataacctgacattctgttaaccttcttactggcttctgaacactgtcgggaagtcgatagcttagagtccactatgactcctaaatccttctcttcCCTAAACTTGGGCCTTACGATCATATAGCACCTGGTAGCAGGTCAGGCACTTGTGTCGTGTACCCCAGGCTGTCTTTAGGGTCATCTCCTGTTGGCTGAGCACACCTAATGAACCATGGCACAGGAGTGAAGATGGCATACGACTGAAACTTCCTCACACCCTGAATCCAAATGTGGATATGTGACCCCATAAGCAATTGAATACCCAAGGTAGTGAAGTCTCCAACAAATCCAATTTACACTTCTTTGAATTACCAGTTAAGACAGCCTCTATTAAGCTTGTAGCAATGCTACTTAAAATCGCCTACAACTCCAAACAGCCCTGGCAGTATTATGCTGTTGGGCAGATTCAGAGTGCATAAGGGTTACTGGGAAGAAGGTTAATTAAGCAGGCTTTTTAAAGAGAAGCCGAAAAGACTCAGAGGGGATCGCGATCAACAACAGTCTGtaatggcagcctttccagcagctccgtatacgactttatctttttacctttttgtgaatttccccttgggattaataaagtatctatctatctaattgtctCTACGCATTACCCACACTACCGAGGATTACCGTTTCTATCTGGATGTATGTGttgtcctgtgcctgcttgtgCACACTCCTAATCACAGCAAACCTTCACAATGCAacaggaacctggtaggacaaaacttttaCATTTCCTTCAGTGGGCTTTTCACAGGGTCTTTCATTCCACTTTCCATTGTCTGTTGCTTCTGGTATACTGGACTGTGTTAGTCTTTCTTGTTAGTGCTAATGGTTTACTGTGTagaatatgtactgtaaataaatatcacggTCTGGGAACTGGGTGGGGGGGCAATTGCGTACGCATTTCTGTGTAATGTTGAGGGTTTTGTTTCCTCTTCATTATTTGAtgaatatattctttatttatcaaTTCATTGAGACACTTatcagtgtctctgtgtgtgagtgtcagGGTAAGGCTGGGTATGATCCTGGGGTccgcacaataaaacaaacaactcACCATTTTTGGACGTCAAGTGCATTTGCCAGTCattattgaaaatgaaaacatcatcGAGATATGTGTCCAGATATTCTGAATGTGACCGTAATATTTGACCCATtattcacattcactgaaatgtGAAAGGTGCCCCCTGAAGCCCAAATGGCAGCTTAAAAAGCCATCCATGCTGGCAaacagggctggattaagacggaattgggcctgatgctgcagtgcaaaaaaggcctattttttctcggcattggtgcctgtgcattcgacactcaccgtacctgcgcactcagaccgaccaaagAGCCTTAATTGATTGCAACGCatccagccagcctttattgaacatgaataataataacaacacagtatcgtaacaactcaagATTAAcgtcaaactatgtaacatcaacattcaatagcaacggtctgaaaagtgcacttaatgcagtaaacctaacaatgaaatacacaaaatttcgcaattATCTtacaaaacagaataagaaaaaatgaatttgcagtaacactgggtcaaagtgactcagttcaggctcttgagggtaaaaatttgtccacgatttaaatttaataatagaccagaatcctgtcgaggatttaaaaaattctaaacatccatgccgggtCCGCGAgccagcttttagttttacctttacagataaccagtTAAATAGCCATCTATTTTTACTGtgcaactaactttcaaggtgaaaaatttactgcgtggcacttaccgaacaataaaaAAGTGTCAAGAATACCCAAGATAtggcaaaaaacgcagctaaattactaagtaaactgtttaacataaaaatgatagcattaacttgaaatctttggttaacaataaacacgacgacgttatagttacgtcacagcgcaaagaacaatagtaactgtataataagtaacgctgtgtctaggcgtccgaaagtcggactccaaatttcattctacaATCTTCTGTTTTTTTAGATTCTTCAGGAGTCACCTGCCAGTATCCCTTCATCAATCCAAGATAgagatgtattcattttaatttctctAATAACTCTTTGGGACAAATGTCGTTTTTCCAATATCCTATTATTCATTTTCAGGAATGGACTGAAATCAGATTTTAATGGAAGGCTCTAGATGTTATTTTCAGGATGAGAAAGCGGTGTTGAACTAAACCTTTATGAGAATGTGTAGGTCAGCATTGTTCatcttatatttcattttttttttatttaagagatCAAACACATACATTAACACACAGTTCTTTAGAGATATGCCCTCGTAAACgagagtaaatcaaaaagtaaaggcaatttgaataTTATGCAGTAACTGCAACAGATAGAAGCTCATTCAATGCAACCTGTttacaatggcttatgggtagtctgACCACACACAGAGCAGTGCTCTACCATTAGTCTTGTTGAAGTCAAGGTCGAATGAACACGGACGCTCCGCTGTGGGATTGCATCATTATTGAACAACgcaccatagtgagatttctttggacaaaggaaatgaaacctgctgaatTTCACGAAAGGGTGTTGGCTCAGCACAAAAGTGAAAGCAGCAGGACTCAATGAAGAGTTTATGAATGGATAGCAAGGGTTAAATCAGgaagaacaagtggaactgacGAAGCTTGATCTGGTTGACCATCAACATTGCTGTGATATTATTTCTTCATCTCTTTTTCAGGCGAGCAAGACACACTGTAAGATGGAGGCACTGAATGAGAACAACACCACCAACGTTGCTGTAGAATCACAAAGTGCCACCGTGTTGAACGAGCTCACTACCACATTTGATTACGGCTCAATCCCAAATGCTGAACCCTGTGACAGTATCGACTTTGGCAAGGTGTTTCTCCCAGTAATCTATTCCTTGCTTTTCATTGCCGGGCTTCTGGGAAATAGCCTTGTGCTCTACGTTGTGGCAAGATGTGTAAAACTGAAGAGCATGACTGATATTTGCCTGCTGAATTTGGCGATTTCCGACctgctgtttgttttttcacTTCCACTCCAGGCGTATTACTCAGCGGATAGGTGGATTTTTGGAGATGAACTCTGTAAAATGACCATGGGAGCTTATTATATCGGCTTCTTTGCAGGAATCTTCTTCATAACGCTGATGAGTATAGACAGATACCTGGCGATAGTCCACGCTGTGTATGCCATCAAGGCCAGAACCTCCTTCTACGGCTCCATTGCCAGTGCCGTGGTTTGGGTGTCAGCTCTGCTGGCTTCTTTTCCTGAGATCATATACAACAGGCTGAACAAGGAGGAAAGTACGTGTAGGCCTATGTATTCAGATAATGAAACAAGCCACCACCTAGCGATACTTCACAACTTGAAGCTCAACATTTTAGGACTTCTCATCCCGTCGTTTATAATGGTTTACTGCTATTTTCGAATCATATACCGTTTATCGCAATGCCGGACAgtcaaaaagcaaacaatcaagctggTATATTTTATCGTGGCGGCATTCTTCATCTTTTGGACTCCATACAATATCGTATCCTTTTTTGATGTTTTACGAAAGCTTGGGGTTTTCGATGACTGCGAGTCAAGTAATAAAATAGATCTCCTTCTTCAAATAACAGAGGCCTTTGCATACGTCCACAGCTGCCTAAATCCATACATCTATGTTTTTGTTGGGGAAAAATTTAGGAGGCATTTGCTACACAACTTACCTTTATCATACTGCAAGGTAATGAAAAGGCGCCTGACATTAACTACCGTTTCCACTTATGAACAGTCGAGCAGCTTCGCCGAAAGAAGCTCAGGGCTGTAAAGATGCAGATAAACAACATGGAGTCAGAGAAGTGCTGTGGACGCTTGTATCTGCAAAACACGAGGGGAGAAATAGGTAAAGGTTGAATTTCACTTTGAAAGAGTTACAAATACCACATACCGGCAGCTTGGCTcaaattttatttagtcgattTCCAGGACCATCTTaagtgaatgcaaaaaaaaataaaataaaatctgatgtCTCCAGAAAGCAAAACTGTTCTATTTTATTATGGAGAATATAATGAAAGAATCATATcttgatgaaaaaaatatatcaatattcTCCTTCCCCAGTTGTGCTGTAGTTATGCTAGGAAAGCTAGCAAAGGTTATTTAAATAGTAACCGGGAGAATAAGGCGAAGTCAAAACTGAAATAATTATCTGAAAACCGTGAAATCAACCATAATGGACAAATCatgaaacaaagtcaaaaacccgagtcaaaattaaaaaacaaaaacgcaAAAGGACTTAAAAGGTGATTTGAAATCCGCAAACTAGGACAAGTAAGTGCTTCCAGATACGGCCATTTAACCTGTCGTGTCATTAGTTGGAGGTCTACCCTAATAATGACGAAGTCAAAATGGTGGCGATTGTGAACAAACAAAAATGGCTGCAATAATGacccaaaataataaacaaaaaataaaagtaagctTTCATTCGAAAATGGATGTCAGATTCAGATTTCAGGACTCAAGAAACCCCCCAAAATGAGCGGTAGGCCTTGTATAAAAGATAAAGAATAACgtgcaaaaatgtaaataacaaacTCATTCATGACAGTTGGGACACAAATACGAGGTTTGATCcaaaaaatacagtgaatgttttaaaaaaagaaaacggttattgcagtaaaagatttataACTACTAGtccccctcaaaatactctcctcctccACTTcaaatgcacttatcccaacgctcctgccactttgtgaagccgttctggaagttttctttcaagagtgtctttagttgggctgtcgtggcagcctggatgtcctcaatggattgaaatcgtttgcctttcatggtcactTTCAATTttgggaacagccagaagtcgcacggtgccagatccggcgaataaggtggatgcggacacagcgtaatgtttttattcgacagaaattgtcgtactagaagggatgtgtggcAAAGAGTGTTGTCATGATGAAGGAGGAAACCGTTTCAGATTTTTTCCtcagttattgatgttgaaggaagtcctgatcttttcttgtcttcagaaaaggagtcagagccattacgaaatcgatcaaaccacttgtaagcAGTCTTGATTGTCGGTGCAGTatcaccataaaccgattttaacatctaatggttttcctgagctttttgcaatttgaaacaaaatttcatgttaatgcgttgctcaatatccattattaacgaAAAACACACTTGacctcaacagtggctcacaaaccgCAGACAGCATCACACAAGTTGAAACTTCTCACAAACTCGGCCCTAGGATGGACCTGTCAGAATCGGCACTGAATTGttttgcgttgctcttggattatgctctgcatcaacattcaccgtactttttgatcacacctcgtacaaATCGGTAGACTTCTTGAATTTCCTCATGCTAACAACTGGCCGAGCTTTCAATTAGACTGAGCGATTCATTTCTGAGTTATCATATCCACACAGTCACATCCAGACATCACTGTAAAGTTGTCAAATCACATGCAATTGAAACCTTCTGGTCAAAACCTTGACCTTGTCACAGGGTTGTCCCTTATACcgtagagcagtgtttcttaaagttTTTTGATCCAAATTTGCCTTTGAGACAAAGAAACTCCGTCGACATTTTCCACATGGAGAATCGTTGCTGCTGACAGACATCGCTGTGATCTCCTTTGGGGAATTTGCTGCCAACAGTCACCCTATTGTCCTTGGAGAATGGCCACCGCAGGTCATAGCAGAGTGACGTCGTTTGCTTACACTGTCTGTGATGAGACACATCGCTAGCCTTTCCCATCGCATACAATTGTGAACGACAACTCTGTGTGGCACAAATTAGGATAACTCACGATCGATTTTGCTTAGTTTAAGTTAAGTTTAAGTTTAATAACTGATTCTGTTGAGCAAAATTCACCGGAGTGATTTTGCACAACTTCAGTAGGCTTCTAGAATCTTCCATGGGCAACAATTGTGCCAAGTTTGTCAGACCGAGtgactttttgtatttttttgaggTCACATCCTGACACCCAGATGTCTCTCCAAAAGTGGTCAAAAATGAAATTCAGTGATGACTGAAATGTtgaaaacttaaagtaaaaattttgatcttgtcaaaaaaaatcaattacagtTAAttccatgacaaaaaaaaaatgaaatgacgtTAAAACCGTTTTGGCTCCTGTGTTACTCTGTTTACATTTACAGACCCTTTAATCTAAAATGACTTGTGTGTGAGGTCTGCATAAATGAGTCCCACCAACAGAGGAAGGTGCAGATTCCTTATCATTGAAATGAACGAAtttagaaaagttaattccacaATGAAAAATTGTATAAAGCGGAAAACACCGCCTTGTGACTGCTAACTTTGTCAAATCTGGTGAAGCCTGAAGAATTGAAACGTTATAATGTTGGCAGCCATTGTAAGCAGCTATTGGCAGTCTGCATATTGTTTaacttgctgggattggctccagcagaccccccccgtgttaggatatagcgggttggataatggatggataatcctCATTAACCAGGTATAGAGCAATGAAaaatgacagtgccatgtttaaaaaatcttaacatatggaatttattttatcattaataaCACAGATAATAAAACATGTAAAGAATGTCAATAGCTGCTTTATAATGGATACTGTAGCGGTGCGGGTGATAAGGCAGAGCGAGATCCAAAATAGCTGGGACTCGGGGCAAATCCTGCTTAATTCAGATTTTGCTTTGAATTGTTAAATTTGTCTtgtgtgtatggaatgttatcaatttctaattaaaagcaataaaaatataaaaaaaggagagagaaaaagaagtgaACATGTGCACGATGGCACTACAATATAAACAATCAGCCTATTGCCTcttgttgccctctagtggcaTCCCTAGGTAGAGCTGGTCTAGAGTCATACCTGACAGTCAGGCCCctcaggtccaaatgagacgCCATCTTTTATATCAGccagaccagaaggggcggggcagGGTGGGGTGGGGCGGGGCATCTCTGGCTCAGTTGCCCTCAATGGATAGATTTGCGTTGctctgagggaaaaaaagaaacaagactgTTAGCGACAGCACAAGCGCTCTTGCCAGGGTGGTACCACATTACCTTAGGTGAGCCTGGAAAGCGATCCTCTGGCACGCATGTATGACGACACCCAAAATAAAGGGTGGCCATaacatttatttgacattttgatttttttcacctgattgtttgttttccttttactAGTGGTGGTTCTGGAAATCAAGAAACAAGAAATTTAGGAATAAATCTGAGCTGTCACAAGGTTTAATAGAAAAGAGCAGTT is drawn from Polypterus senegalus isolate Bchr_013 chromosome 15, ASM1683550v1, whole genome shotgun sequence and contains these coding sequences:
- the LOC120516195 gene encoding C-C chemokine receptor type 4-like, with product MEALNENNTTNVAVESQSATVLNELTTTFDYGSIPNAEPCDSIDFGKVFLPVIYSLLFIAGLLGNSLVLYVVARCVKLKSMTDICLLNLAISDLLFVFSLPLQAYYSADRWIFGDELCKMTMGAYYIGFFAGIFFITLMSIDRYLAIVHAVYAIKARTSFYGSIASAVVWVSALLASFPEIIYNRLNKEESTCRPMYSDNETSHHLAILHNLKLNILGLLIPSFIMVYCYFRIIYRLSQCRTVKKQTIKLVYFIVAAFFIFWTPYNIVSFFDVLRKLGVFDDCESSNKIDLLLQITEAFAYVHSCLNPYIYVFVGEKFRRHLLHNLPLSYCKVMKRRLTLTTVSTYEQSSSFAERSSGL